The Achromobacter spanius genome includes the window GAACGCATTCATACCGAAAATTCCTACAAGTTCACCCCGCAAGCCTTCTCCGATCTGCTGCAAAGCGCGGGCTTTCACGACATTGCCCACTGGTCGGATTCGCGCGGCTGGTTTTCGGTTTTCAGCGCCCGCGCATAACGTGGGCTTTCCCCTTAACGCCACTGGAGGATCGCCATGGACCCTGCCTGCCTGCTGACTCATCCCGCCACCGGTCCCTACGCGGGCGGACAGGCCGGCCAGCACGATCGCTACGACGCCGTGCGGTCCACCAGCACCGCGCTCGCCGCGCCGTTGAGCCCTGAAGATTGCCAAGTGCAATCCATGCCGGACTGTAGCCCCGTCAAATGGCATCTGGCGCACACCACCTGGTTCTTCGAAACGTTTTTGCTGACGCACTTCCACCCTGCCTACAGCGCCTTCCACCCGCAGTACCGCATGCTGTTCAACTCCTACTACAACGCCATCGGCGCCAAGCATCCACGCCCCCAGCGCGGCCTGCTGTCGAGGCCCACACTCGCCGACGTGCAGCAGTACCGCCAACATGTCGACACCGCCATGCACGACCTGATCTCGCGTCTGGGCGGCAACGATCCGGCCTTCGACGCCTTGCTGGAGCTGGGCCTGAACCACGAACAGCAACATCAGGAACTGATTCTTACCGACGTGAAGCACATGCTGTCCTTCAACCCGCTCAAGCCCGCCTACGTGGCATCGGGTTCGCCGGCATTACCGCCCGCGACGCCGGCTGGCTGGACGCGCTACGGCGGCGGCATCACGCGCATCGGACACGACGGCCGAGGCTTTGGCTTCGACAACGAAGGCCCTGCCCACGAGGTGCTGCTGGCGCCGTTCCATCTGGCCGACCGGCTTGTCACGCAACACGAATTCCTGGCGTTCATCCAGGACGGCGGCTACAAGCGGCCCGAACTCTGGTTGTCGGCAGGCTGGGACCGCGTATGCGCCGAAGGTTGGCGCGCGCCGCTTTACTGGGAAGGCCAACGCGACGACTGGCGCGTCTTCACCTTACGCGGCATGCATGAACTGGAACTACAGGCTCCCGTCACGCACGTGAGCTACTTCGAAGCCGACGCGTACGCGCGCTGGGCACGCGTACGCTTGCCGCGCGAAGCGGAATGGGAACACGCCGCCCGGCAACTGGCCGACCCTGCTTTTCCCGGCCGCGCCAACATGCTTGAAAACGGACACCTGGATCCGCGCCCGGCCCCGGCCCGCAACGGCTCGGGCGGCCCGGTCCAATTGTTTGGCGATACCTGGGAATGGACCTCAAGCGCCTACGACGCCTACCCCGGCTACAAGCCCGACGCCGGCGCCGTGGGCGAATACAACGGCAAGTTCATGTGCAA containing:
- the egtB gene encoding ergothioneine biosynthesis protein EgtB, giving the protein MDPACLLTHPATGPYAGGQAGQHDRYDAVRSTSTALAAPLSPEDCQVQSMPDCSPVKWHLAHTTWFFETFLLTHFHPAYSAFHPQYRMLFNSYYNAIGAKHPRPQRGLLSRPTLADVQQYRQHVDTAMHDLISRLGGNDPAFDALLELGLNHEQQHQELILTDVKHMLSFNPLKPAYVASGSPALPPATPAGWTRYGGGITRIGHDGRGFGFDNEGPAHEVLLAPFHLADRLVTQHEFLAFIQDGGYKRPELWLSAGWDRVCAEGWRAPLYWEGQRDDWRVFTLRGMHELELQAPVTHVSYFEADAYARWARVRLPREAEWEHAARQLADPAFPGRANMLENGHLDPRPAPARNGSGGPVQLFGDTWEWTSSAYDAYPGYKPDAGAVGEYNGKFMCNQYVLRGGSCATPRDHVRASYRNFFPPEARWQFSGIRLARDV